The DNA region GCCGGGAAGTGCGGATGATCCAGGGGGAACATGCCGAGCAGGCGACGGTATTGGACATTGACGAGGACGCGCGCCTGATTGTGCGCACGGCGGATGGAATAAAGACGGTCAGCACCGGGGAAGTAAGCCTCAGGGGGGATTTTAGATGACAGTTTATGTGATAGACGGACAGGGGGGTGGAATCGGCCGCAGCCTGATTGAACGTCTGCGCGGTGAAAAATTTGGCGCGCAGATTGTCGCGCTGGGGACGAACTCAGCGGCTGCCGCCGCAATGCGCAAAGCGGGTGCGGACGCTGGCGCGACCGGGGAGAATGCGGTTGTGCACTGCTGTGCGAAAGCGCGGGAAGAGGATCTGATCGCAGGGCCGCTCGGCATCATGATCGCAAACGCCATGTATGGGGAGATTTCGCCTGCGATGGCCCGTGCGGTCGGTGAGAGCGACGCGCATAAGATCCTGGTACCGGTGAGCAGGTGCCATGCGTCGGTGGCGGGCGCGGGGGAAAAATCCCTGAACGAATATATTGAGGACGCGGTGCGGCTGATACAATCTTTTAGAGAAGATCCCAAACGGTAAAATTTGTGTAAGAACGTGAGGAAATCGAAGGATTTACAAGAAAAAATGAGAAAGTCCCGGGAAATGCAGGATAATAGCAAATTACAAAGGTAGCAATTTACCATAATAAAGTGTAAAATGTACAAAGCGGTTACTCTTCCGCAAAACACTGAAATTATGGGAGAATGAGAATGAAAAAATTATTTGCTGCTGTTTTAGCGATTATGATGTGCGTTTCCGTTGCGGCCTGTGGCGGCAACAGTGCGGCCCCTGCTTCGAGCGCGGCGCCGGCTTCTTCCGCTGCGGAACCTGCTTCTGAGCCTGCCAGCGAACCCGCTTCCTCGGAAGCAGCGTCCGCCGCCGATACAACCCTGCCGGAAACACTGGTGGTTGGTCTGGACGCCTCTTTCCCCCCAATGGGATTTATGGATCAGAACAACAATGTCATCGGTGTGGATATCGATCTGGCCAAGGCGGTTTGCGAAAAGCTCGGTATCGGCTTTGAGGCAAAACCGATCGATTGGGATGCGAAGGACATGGAGCTTTCCTCTGACAAGATCAACTGCATCTGGAACGGCCTGACGATCACCGACGAACGTCTGGAAGCGTACGAGATGAGCCCAGCCTATATGGACAACGAGCAGGTCATCGTTGTGATGCAAGATTCCGAAATCAAGGCCAAAGCCGATCTCGCTGGCAAGACCGTCGCTGCGCAGAAGGATTCCTCCGGGCTTGAGGCGCTGCAGGGCGATGAGATCTACGCTTCGATTAAAGATGGCGTTGCCAAGGAATACGGCAACTATGTTGATGCGATGACCGATCTGGAAATTGGCCGCTGCGACGCGATTGTCATGGACTCGATCGTTGCGAACTACTACATCACCATGAACGCAAAGCCGATGGTTGTGCTGGAGGATAAGATGTCCTCCGAAGAGTACGGCATTGCTTTCAAGAAGGGCAACACCGCGCTGAAAGATGCTGTCTGGGGCGCCCTCAAGGAGCTCAAAGAAGAGGGCAAGATCGCGGAGATCTCGAACGAGTGGTTCGGCCGCGATGATATGATTATCATTGAATAAGAAAACTCTTCTGCATTTCACACAATCAAAACTGCACTCCCGCCTGTTTTTCAGGTGGGAGTGCGGGTTGTTTTATGGGGCCAATCGATTTAAAGCGGTATTTTATTAGCACCATAAAAGAACCCGCGGACAATGGACAATACAGGAAACAAAAAATTAGGAGCGTGCTTTTATGGCTTGGAGCGAAATTGTTGTTGTAACGCAGGCGCTGCTGCAGGGACTTGGGACGGTTTTGACCCTGTTCTTCGTGGTGATGATCGCCTCGATGCCGCTGGGGTTTTTGCTGACTCTGGCGTCGCGGTGCAGGTTTGCGCCGCTGCGGTGGGTGGTGAACGCTTACATCTATGTCATGCGCGGTACGCCGCTCATGCTCCAGCTTTTTTTCATCTATTATGGTTTGCCGTTCGTTTCGGACTTTTTCAAGATGGTGCTCAATTCGGCAATGGTCTGCGCGCTGCTCGGCTTCTCGCTCAACTACGCGGCCTATTTTGCGGAGATCTTTCGCGGAGGTCTGCTCGCGGTGGACAAGGGGCAATATGAGGCTTCGCAGGTACTGGGCCTCAGCCGTGTGCAGACAACGGTGCGCGTGATCCTGCCGCAGATGTTCCGCGTGGCGCTGCCCTCGATCACCAACGAATCAATCACGCTCATCAAGGACACGGCGCTGGTCTTTTCAATCTCGGTGCTGGAGATTCTCTACTACGCCAAAGCGGCCGTGACCCGCACCGGAAACGTGTTCCCATATGTGATTGCGTTCTTGATCTATCTGCTCCTAAACACCGTTCTCCAGCTGTTCTTTAACTGGCTCGAGAAAAAGCTTGATTATTGAGGAGGGCGTGCAGATGGAATTGATCCGTGTGGAAAATTTGAAAAAAGGCTTTGAAAATGTAAAGGTCCTCACCGATGTGAGCTTCACTGTCAATAAGGGTGATGTCATCGCTGTCATCGGTCCGTCAGGCGCGGGCAAAAGTACCATGCTGCGCTGTATCATCAATCTTGAAAAGATGGATGGAGGGACGGTCACGGTGGAAGGGGAGGACCTGATCCGGGATGGAGCCTACGCCACCCCTGAAAAGGTGAAAACCATTACAGCAAAGATGGGGATGGTTTTCCAAAGTTTCAACCTGTTCCCGCATCTTTCGGTGCGCAAAAACCTGACCATGCCGTTTGTGGTGGTGAAAGGCGCGACACAGGCGCAGGCCGACACGCGCGCGCAGTCTCTGCTCGAAAAAGTTGGACTCGCGGACAAGATTGATACGATGCCGGGAACCCTTTCGGGCGGGCAGAAGCAGCGGGTCGCGATCGCACGCGCGATGATGCTGAATCCCGACATCCTGCTGTTCGACGAGCCGACCTCGGCGCTCGATCCGCAGCTGACCGGCGAAGTGCTCAACGTCATGCGGCAGCTGGCACAGGAGCATGTCACGATGATTGTCGTGACCCATGAGATGTCGTTCGCGCGGGATGTCGCGAACAAGGTGCTCTTTATGTGCGACGGAGAGATTGCGGAATCCGGAACGCCGGACGAGCTCTTCAGCCATCCAAAGGATCGCCGGACAGCGGATTTCCTGGGAAAAGTATTCGAGGGATGAGTTTGGTATAATTTTTGTAAATTTTTTATATTCCTTGAAGTAAAAGCAAATATTGGGCACACTGAATAATAGCGCCCGGGAAATTTGGGCAAAATACTGCAAGGAGATTCGAAAATGAAAAAATCTGTAACATTGTTTTTGGCGGCAATCCTGTGCTTGGGGCTTTTCGCGGGCTGTGGGAAGGATACTTCCTCATCGGGCGATGGTTCGGCCCAGATGAAGGACGGCGAAAGCGTACAGACGGTTGTGGATAAGATTGTGGATGAGATTGGCATGCAGATGCCCAGCGATATCGACGACGGTATCTATAAGGATCTGTTCTACATCGATACGGCGGCCGACTGTGAGGAATACTATGGCAAGATGGCAATGACCATGACCAGCGCGGACAATGTCGTTGCAATCAAGGCGAAACCTGACAAAAAACAAACGGTTGTCGACGGGTTGACCAAACGCCTGGAGGATGTGCGCAATTCGTTCGCGCAGTACCTGCCCGACCAGAGCGAAAAGGCGCAAAAGGGTCAGGTGATCGAGAAGGGCGACTATGTATTCCTGTTGATTCTGGGCAGCGATGTGGAGAAATTTGACGCGGAAATGGAAAACGCGGTCAAAATCATCAACGAAGCGTTTGCCTAAAAGTCCGTTCATAAATTTGCACTTGTAAAAAAGGGCTGTATTTGGTAAAGTGTACTGGATAATAATTTCATGGCGGCTGCGCGGCGACCTTGCCGCACAGGCCCCATGGATTTATTCAGTACATTTTTATTTTCGACGAAGGAGCGGGTTCTGTGGTATTCAGCAGCATCCTTTTTCTGTTCCGGTTTCTGCCGGTGGCATTTTTGGCATACTACCTCACCCCGAAACGCCTGAAGAACCTCACCTTGCTGATTGCAAGCCTGGTGTTTTATTCCTGGGGCGAGGTGCGGTATTTTCCGATTATGGTTTCGGTGATCCTGGTGAACTACCTGGCGGGGCTGGGGATCGAGCGCTTCCGGGAAAGAAAGAAACTCTGCAGATCAATTCTGGTTGTTTCGCTTGTGTTCAGCCTGGGATTTCTGGCATTCTTTAAGTACACCAATTTTCTGCTGCAAAATCTGAACGGGATCTTCGGACTGTCGATCCCGTATCTCGGCCTGACGCTTCCGCTTGGTATCAGCTTCTATACCTTCCAGATCATGACCTATACGATCGACGTCTACTTCGGTAAAATTGAAACCGAACACAACATCATTAATTTCGGCACCTTTGTGGTGTTGTTCCCGCAGCTGATCGCGGGCCCGATCGTGAAGTTTTCGGACATCAGCGCCGAGCTTAAGGATCGTACGATCACCCCCAAAATGGTGCAGGACGGCATCGCGCTGTTCATCCTGGGCCTGGGGAGCAAGGTGCTTCTGGCCAACGCGATCGGCTCGCTCTGGACCGAGGTCGAAACACTTGGCTTCACGGCGGTTTCAACGCCGCTCGCGTGGCTGGGGATCATCGCGTTCACCCTGCAGATCTACTTCGATTTTTCCGGCTATTCGCTCATGGCGATCGGAATGGGCAAGGCGCTGGGATTTACCTTCCCGCAGAACTTCAACTACCCGTACATCTCCCGCAGCATCACCGAGTTCTGGCGGCGCTGGCACATGACCCTGTCCGGGTGGTTCCGGGAATATCTCTATTTCCCGCTGGGCGGCAGCCGGGTAAAGCCGCTGCGTTCCTACTTCAACCTGTTTGTCGTCTGGTTTGCGACC from Anaerotruncus rubiinfantis includes:
- a CDS encoding DUF3842 family protein is translated as MTVYVIDGQGGGIGRSLIERLRGEKFGAQIVALGTNSAAAAAMRKAGADAGATGENAVVHCCAKAREEDLIAGPLGIMIANAMYGEISPAMARAVGESDAHKILVPVSRCHASVAGAGEKSLNEYIEDAVRLIQSFREDPKR
- a CDS encoding amino acid ABC transporter ATP-binding protein, whose translation is MELIRVENLKKGFENVKVLTDVSFTVNKGDVIAVIGPSGAGKSTMLRCIINLEKMDGGTVTVEGEDLIRDGAYATPEKVKTITAKMGMVFQSFNLFPHLSVRKNLTMPFVVVKGATQAQADTRAQSLLEKVGLADKIDTMPGTLSGGQKQRVAIARAMMLNPDILLFDEPTSALDPQLTGEVLNVMRQLAQEHVTMIVVTHEMSFARDVANKVLFMCDGEIAESGTPDELFSHPKDRRTADFLGKVFEG
- a CDS encoding DUF4358 domain-containing protein, which encodes MKKSVTLFLAAILCLGLFAGCGKDTSSSGDGSAQMKDGESVQTVVDKIVDEIGMQMPSDIDDGIYKDLFYIDTAADCEEYYGKMAMTMTSADNVVAIKAKPDKKQTVVDGLTKRLEDVRNSFAQYLPDQSEKAQKGQVIEKGDYVFLLILGSDVEKFDAEMENAVKIINEAFA
- a CDS encoding MBOAT family O-acyltransferase, translating into MVFSSILFLFRFLPVAFLAYYLTPKRLKNLTLLIASLVFYSWGEVRYFPIMVSVILVNYLAGLGIERFRERKKLCRSILVVSLVFSLGFLAFFKYTNFLLQNLNGIFGLSIPYLGLTLPLGISFYTFQIMTYTIDVYFGKIETEHNIINFGTFVVLFPQLIAGPIVKFSDISAELKDRTITPKMVQDGIALFILGLGSKVLLANAIGSLWTEVETLGFTAVSTPLAWLGIIAFTLQIYFDFSGYSLMAIGMGKALGFTFPQNFNYPYISRSITEFWRRWHMTLSGWFREYLYFPLGGSRVKPLRSYFNLFVVWFATGLWHGASWNFVLWGLYFFVLISLERLWLKPFLDRHRLFSHVYLLFAVVMGWVLFAITDMGRLGVFVGRLFSFVPGSDWIFYLRNYAVILVLGIVFSMPVLNKIRDKCPRITKWFAIPFLALVFLLSTAYLVDSSYNPFLYFRF
- a CDS encoding amino acid ABC transporter permease, whose product is MAWSEIVVVTQALLQGLGTVLTLFFVVMIASMPLGFLLTLASRCRFAPLRWVVNAYIYVMRGTPLMLQLFFIYYGLPFVSDFFKMVLNSAMVCALLGFSLNYAAYFAEIFRGGLLAVDKGQYEASQVLGLSRVQTTVRVILPQMFRVALPSITNESITLIKDTALVFSISVLEILYYAKAAVTRTGNVFPYVIAFLIYLLLNTVLQLFFNWLEKKLDY
- a CDS encoding amino acid ABC transporter substrate-binding protein, translated to MKKLFAAVLAIMMCVSVAACGGNSAAPASSAAPASSAAEPASEPASEPASSEAASAADTTLPETLVVGLDASFPPMGFMDQNNNVIGVDIDLAKAVCEKLGIGFEAKPIDWDAKDMELSSDKINCIWNGLTITDERLEAYEMSPAYMDNEQVIVVMQDSEIKAKADLAGKTVAAQKDSSGLEALQGDEIYASIKDGVAKEYGNYVDAMTDLEIGRCDAIVMDSIVANYYITMNAKPMVVLEDKMSSEEYGIAFKKGNTALKDAVWGALKELKEEGKIAEISNEWFGRDDMIIIE